A genomic window from Brassica oleracea var. oleracea cultivar TO1000 chromosome C8, BOL, whole genome shotgun sequence includes:
- the LOC106312701 gene encoding probable L-type lectin-domain containing receptor kinase VII.2: MFSKASIFLLFTISQLLFRPISCIDFVYNSNFTTTNTLLVDATVDSPPSILTLTNETTSSIGRGLYPSRIPASSSSSSPLPFATSFIFSMAPFKHRLPGHGFAFVLLPSSDTSAAESAQHLGLLNLTNNGDPSNRIFAVEFDVFSNQEFNDINDNHVGVDVNSLTSLSSSVAGFYRDDGTFTELKLNSGDNYQVWIEFNGSAINVTMARAGSSKPLRPLISTPLNLTGVLVGDMFVGFTASTGLLVQSHRILSWSFSNSDFSVGDALITRNLPSFKLRDDSVLDSKGFIAGVSVGAVSLLVCVIVVVLYVVRRRGRRLDDDDVEDWETEYWPHRVQYRDVVEATKGFSEENMIGYGGNSKVYRGVLEGKEVAVKRITISPRDTVAGTSEFLAEVSSLGRLRHKNIVGLRGWCKKGGECLVLVYEYMENGSVDKRLFDCEVMLEWEERMRVIRDVASGMLYLHEGWESKVLHRDIKTSNVLLDKDMNARVGDFGLAKLQNTNKEMVSTTHVVGTAGYMAPELVKTGRASVETDVYSFGVFVLEVVCGRRPIEEGREGIVEWMWGLMERDQVVDGLDERLKVRGRFEVKEVEMALRIGLLCVHPDPRVRPKMRQVVHILEQGTLSDEREGEGMEVSLLERMKSSYLLGTSDGIQQQQHPTFLDVWNSTSHSHSFRSSSSIFQGR; encoded by the coding sequence ATGTTCTCCAAAGCCTCCATCTTTCTACTTTTCACCATATCCCAATTACTATTCCGACCAATCTCATGCATTGATTTCGTCTACAACTCCAACTTCACCACCACCAACACACTCCTCGTCGACGCCACCGTCGACTCTCCGCCGTCAATCCTAACCCTCACCAACGAAACCACTTCCTCCATCGGACGCGGTCTCTACCCTTCAAGAATCCCCGCCTCCTCCTCCTCCTCCTCCCCTCTCCCTTTCGCCACGTCATTCATCTTCTCCATGGCCCCTTTCAAACACAGACTCCCCGGCCACGGCTTCGCCTTCGTCTTACTCCCTTCCTCTGACACCTCCGCCGCCGAGTCGGCTCAGCACCTCGGCCTCCTCAACTTGACCAACAACGGCGACCCGAGCAACCGGATCTTCGCAGTCGAGTTCGACGTCTTCTCCAACCAAGAGTTCAACGACATCAACGACAACCACGTCGGCGTCGACGTCAACTCCCTAACATCCCTTTCATCTTCCGTCGCCGGTTTCTACAGAGACGACGGTACCTTCACGGAGTTAAAGCTTAACAGTGGAGATAACTATCAGGTCTGGATCGAGTTTAACGGCTCGGCGATCAACGTCACGATGGCTAGAGCCGGCTCCTCGAAACCACTAAGACCTCTCATAAGCACTCCTCTGAATCTCACCGGAGTTTTAGTCGGTGACATGTTCGTGGGGTTCACGGCATCCACGGGGCTACTAGTGCAGAGTCACAGGATCCTCTCGTGGAGCTTTAGCAACTCTGACTTCTCCGTAGGCGACGCTTTGATCACTAGGAACCTTCCTTCGTTTAAACTACGAGACGACTCTGTTTTGGACTCTAAAGGGTTCATCGCTGGGGTCTCTGTTGGTGCCGTTTCGTTACTAGTTTGCGTTATTGTGGTTGTTCTCTACGTTGTGAGGAGAAGAGGGCGGAGACTAGACGACGACGATGTTGAAGATTGGGAGACTGAGTATTGGCCTCATAGAGTGCAATACAGAGACGTTGTGGAAGCGACGAAAGGGTTCTCGGAAGAGAACATGATCGGGTACGGAGGGAACTCGAAGGTGTATAGAGGAGTGTTGGAAGGCAAAGAAGTGGCGGTTAAGAGGATTACGATAAGCCCTCGTGATACCGTGGCTGGGACGAGCGAGTTCTTGGCGGAAGTCTCGAGTTTAGGGAGGTTACGACACAAGAATATTGTGGGGCTGAGAGGTTGGTGTAAGAAAGGAGGTGAGTGTCTTGTCTTGGTGTATGAGTATATGGAGAATGGGAGTGTGGATAAGCGGTTATTTGATTGCGAAGTGATGTTGGAGTGGGAGGAGAGGATGAGAGTGATAAGAGACGTAGCCTCGGGGATGTTGTATCTACACGAAGGGTGGGAGTCAAAAGTGTTGCATAGAGATATTAAGACGAGCAATGTGTTGCTTGACAAGGATATGAACGCTAGGGTTGGCGATTTCGGGTTGGCTAAGTTGCAGAATACTAATAAAGAGATGGTTAGTACGACGCACGTGGTTGGAACAGCGGGTTACATGGCGCCTGAGTTGGTTAAAACGGGGAGAGCATCTGTGGAGACGGATGTGTACAGCTTTGGTGTGTTTGTGTTGGAGGTAGTGTGTGGGAGGAGGCCAATAGAGGAAGGAAGGGAAGGGATTGTGGAGTGGATGTGGGGACTAATGGAGAGAGACCAAGTGGTTGATGGTTTGGACGAGAGGTTAAAGGTGAGAGGAAGGTTTGAGGTAAAGGAAGTAGAGATGGCTTTGAGGATAGGACTGTTGTGTGTGCATCCTGATCCTAGGGTGAGGCCAAAGATGAGACAAGTGGTGCATATACTGGAACAAGGGACGTTGAGTGATGAGAGGGAGGGGGAAGGTATGGAAGTGAGCTTGTTGGAGAGGATGAAGAGTTCTTATTTGTTGGGAACTAGTGATGGAATACAACAACAACAACATCCCACGTTTTTAGATGTATGGAACTCGACTTCTCATTCTCATTCCTTTAGGAGTTCTAGTTCTATTTTTCAAGGAAGGTGA
- the LOC106311339 gene encoding early nodulin-like protein 2: MGLVKSFDAYLMIVMLTGLVFALGLSNGYKFYVGGKDGWVLTPSEDYSHWSHRNRFQVNDTLYFKYPKGKDSVVEVSEEEYNTCNTTHPITSLSDGDSLFVLSRSGPFFFVSGNSENCLKGQKLAVNVMSTAHHSRSPRQPSPSPSPTLSPVAWSSPAPSPGVELSDSEALAPASEPAKARNSASLVGPGMVSLGLVLVVFIRSMV, translated from the exons ATGGGTTTGGTCAAAAGCTTTGATGCTTACTTGATGATTGTGATGTTAACTGGTTTAGTGTTTGCATTAGGATTATCAAATGGTTACAAGTTCTATGTAGGTGGGAAAGATGGTTGGGTTCTTACTCCTTCCGAGGATTATTCTCATTGGTCTCACCGAAACCGGTTTCAAGTCAACGACACTCTTT ATTTTAAGTACCCCAAGGGAAAAGACTCAGTAGTGGAGGTGAGTGAAGAAGAGTACAACACATGCAACACGACTCACCCCATAACTTCCCTCTCAGACGGAGACTCTCTCTTTGTGCTTAGCCGCTCGGGTCCGTTCTTTTTCGTAAGCGGCAACTCGGAAAACTGTCTCAAAGGCCAGAAGCTAGCCGTCAACGTCATGTCGACCGCTCATCACAGCCGCAGTCCTCGTCAGCCATCTCCCTCACCATCACCGACACTGTCTCCCGTCGCTTGGTCATCTCCAGCGCCTTCTCCGGGAGTGGAACTTTCTGACTCAGAAGCTCTTGCTCCGGCTTCAGAACCCGCCAAAGCTCGCAATTCGGCCAGTTTGGTTGGTCCTGGGATGGTTTCTTTGGGATTAGTTCTCGTTGTTTTCATAAGGTCCATGGTCTAG
- the LOC106307657 gene encoding transmembrane E3 ubiquitin-protein ligase 1 → MKKRQHLGVLGLGFVEFQIIFCLSIWLAFPQQATGLRPIREKARTWSDEWLFGRKQVSEGGRFSAWNITGTYRGNWKFLDSLNSSSKFQDFQKSNGNSVVELVAVPTKITGVHYVQGVVLFHDVFDNEQNLGGAQISLEGVYIWPFRQLRLVANSGKESDSGQDENNLLSNPYHLLGIFSSQVFQESTRDRILQRKISARNEMDKHCNIEIAAQISRVASSDNNGDKSYYHMEGLMESPGVGDDGDCFSPLFLNATSVNVEVYYNKAVNYTLMVTFVSFLQVLLLIRQMEHGNTQSGAAKVSIVMIGHQAIMDAYLCLLHLTAGILVESLFNAFATAAFFKFVVFSIFEMRYLLAIWKATRPSNSGEGWETMRRELSFLYSRFYGILLGGILIMYELHNYMRPILLLMYSFWIPQIVTNVIRDSRKPLHPYYIVGMTATRLAIPLYVFGCPHNFMRVVPSKAWCVCLCAFMGLQAVILLLQHYFGSRCFVPRQMLPEKYNYHRRFNQDVSRNTDCVICMTAINLRQRTSDFMVTPCEHFFHTGCLQRWMDIKMECPTCRRSLPPA, encoded by the exons ATGAAGAAGCGTCAACATTTGGGGGTTTTGGGATTAGGGTTCGTCGAATTTCAGATCATTTTCTGCTTATCGATTTGGTTGGCGTTTCCGCAGCAAGCTACGGGGCTTAGACCCATTAGGGAGAAAGCTCGAACCTGGAGCGACGAG TGGCTCTTTGGTAGAAAACAAGTATCTGAAGGAGGAAGGTTTTCCGCATGGAACATAACAGGAACATATAGAG GGAATTGGAAGTTTCTGGATTCATTAAATAGCTCTTCGAAGTTCCAAGACTTCCAGAAATCAAATGGTAATTCTGTGGTTGAGTTAGTGGCTGTTCCAACAAAGATAACCGGTGTGCATTATGTTCAG GGTGTAGTTTTATTCCATGACGTATTTGACAATGAACAAAATTTGGGTGGTGCCCAAATAAGTCTGGAAGGTGTATATATATGGCCCTTTAGACAACTCCGCCTTGTGGCTAACAG TGGCAAGGAGAGTGATTCAGGGCAAGATGAGAATAATCTTCTCTCAAATCCCTATCATCTG CTCGGAATCTTTTCCTCTCAAGTGTTTCAAGAATCTACAAGAGACAGAATACTGCAACGGAAGATTT CGGCGAGAAATGAGATGGATAAGCACTGTAACATCGAAATAGCAGCTCAGATATCCCGTGTTGCTTCTAGTGACAACA ATGGAGACAAAAGTTATTATCACATGGAAGGATTGATGGAAAGTCCTGGGGTAGGCGATGACGGAGATTGTTTCTCGCCTTTGTTCCTGAATGCAACTTCTGTGAATGTCGAAGTCTACTACAACAAAGCTGTGAACTATACACTGATGGTCACTTTT GTCTCTTTCCTCCAGGTTCTTTTGTTGATCCGGCAAATGGAGCACGGTAACACACAATCT GGTGCTGCCAAGGTATCCATTGTAATGATCGGACATCAAGCAATCATGGATGCTTACTTATGCCTTTTACATCTCACTGCTGGGATATTAGTTG AATCTCTATTTAATGCATTTGCAACCGCCGCGTTCTTCAAATTCGTAGTCTTTTCGATTTTTGAGATGAGATATCTTCTGGCCATATGGAAAGCAACCAGGCCTTCCAACAGCGGAGAAGGTTGGGAAACAATGAGGCGTGAACTCTCCTTTCTCTACAGCCGATTCT ATGGGATCCTTCTTGGAGGGATATTGATAATGTACGAGTTGCACAACTACATGCGGCCGATTCTTCTTCTCATGTACTCGTTTTGGATACCACAGATAGTCACCAACGTCATCCGGGATTCAAGAAAGCCTCTGCACCCGTATTACATCGTGGGCATGACTGCCACACGGTTAGCTATACCGTTATATGTTTTTGGATGCCCACACAACTTCATGCGTGTAGTGCCTAGCAAGGCCTGGTGCGTGTGCTTGTGCGCATTCATGGGGTTGCAAGCTGTCATTCTTCTTCTTCAGCACTACTTTGGTTCACGCTGCTTTGTTCCCCGTCAG ATGCTGCCAGAGAAATACAACTACCACAGGAGATTTAATCAGGACGTAAGCCGCAACACTGATTGTGTCATCTGCATGACCGCTATCAATCTCAGACAGCGTACTAGTGATTTCATG GTAACTCCATGTGAACATTTCTTCCACACGGGATGCTTACAGAGATGGATGGATATAAAGATGGAGTGCCCGACTTGTAGGCGTTCCCTGCCTCCAGCTTAG
- the LOC106309953 gene encoding ADP,ATP carrier protein 3, mitochondrial isoform X2, translating into MNEPRHPSVFQKVHGQTSLISTLSPSVQPRNHSVSGAYVNGGLQSLLQPTSHDTSLIPRGSLPVLAQAPTEKTSTGFLIDFLMGGVSAAVSKTAAAPIERVKLLIQNQDEMIRAGRLSEPYKGITDCFTRTVKDEGVLALWRGNTANVLRYFPTQALNFAFKDYFKRLFNFKKDKDGYWKWFAGNLASGGAAGASSLLFVYSLDYARTRLANDAKAAKKGGQRQFNGIVDVYKKTIASDGVVGLYRGFNISCVGIIVYRGLYFGLYDSLKPVVLVDGLEDNFLASFLLGWGITIGAGLASYPIDTVRRRMMMTSGEAVKYTSSLQAFNQIVKKEGAKSLFKGAGANILRAVAGAGVLAGYDKLQLLVFGKKYGSGSG; encoded by the exons ATGAATGAACCAAGGCATCCATCGGTGTTTCAGAAGGTTCATGGACAAACCTCCTTGATTAGTACACTATCTCCAAGTGTGCAACCTCGTAATCACAGCGTCTCTGGAGCTTATGTCAATGGAGGTTTGCAGAGTCTACTGCAGCCAACTAGTCATGACACTTCTCTTATACCACGTGGCTCACTTCCCGTACTTGCTCAAGCTCCTACCGAGAAAACTAGCACTGGCTTCTTGATTGATTTTCTCATGGGAGGAGTCTCAGCTGCCGTTTCAAAGACTGCAGCCGCTCCTATCGAGCGTGTTAAGCTCTTGATTCAGAACCAAGATGAAATGATCAGAGCCGGGCGTCTCTCTGAACCATACAAAGGAATCACTGACTGTTTTACCCGGACGGTCAAAGACGAAGGCGTGCTTGCTCTTTGGAGAGGCAACACCGCCAATGTTCTCAGATACTTCCCCACTCAG GCTTTGAACTTTGCATTCAAAGACTACTTCAAGCGACTGTTCAACTTCAAGAAAGACAAAGACGGATACTGGAAATGGTTTGCAGGTAACTTGGCTTCTGGTGGTGCAGCTGGTGCATCGTCTCTGCTTTTTGTCTACTCTTTAGATTACGCACGTACCCGTTTAGCCAACGATGCCAAAGCAGCCAAGAAGGGTGGTCAGAGGCAGTTTAATGGCATAGTTGACGTGTACAAGAAGACTATAGCCTCTGATGGTGTTGTGGGACTATACCGCGGTTTCAACATCTCCTGTGTTGGAATCATCGTGTACCGTGGGCTCTACTTTGGACTGTATGATTCCTTGAAGCCTGTGGTTCTTGTTGATGGTCTCGAG GATAACTTCTTGGCGAGTTTCTTGCTGGGATGGGGAATCACCATTGGAGCTGGACTGGCGTCATACCCGATAGACACGGTGCGTAGAAGAATGATGATGACATCAGGTGAAGCAGTGAAGTACACGAGCTCACTTCAGGCCTTTAATCAGATTGTTAAGAAAGAAGGAGCCAAGTCGCTTTTCAAAGGTGCAGGTGCCAACATCCTCCGTGCTGTTGCGGGCGCTGGTGTACTTGCTGGCTATGACAAGCTCCAGCTCCTTGTGTTTGGCAAGAAGTACGGCTCTGGTAGTGGCTAA
- the LOC106309953 gene encoding ADP,ATP carrier protein 3, mitochondrial isoform X1 yields MGPEGHESKECSSICRLEKQTFGTKMNEPRHPSVFQKVHGQTSLISTLSPSVQPRNHSVSGAYVNGGLQSLLQPTSHDTSLIPRGSLPVLAQAPTEKTSTGFLIDFLMGGVSAAVSKTAAAPIERVKLLIQNQDEMIRAGRLSEPYKGITDCFTRTVKDEGVLALWRGNTANVLRYFPTQALNFAFKDYFKRLFNFKKDKDGYWKWFAGNLASGGAAGASSLLFVYSLDYARTRLANDAKAAKKGGQRQFNGIVDVYKKTIASDGVVGLYRGFNISCVGIIVYRGLYFGLYDSLKPVVLVDGLEDNFLASFLLGWGITIGAGLASYPIDTVRRRMMMTSGEAVKYTSSLQAFNQIVKKEGAKSLFKGAGANILRAVAGAGVLAGYDKLQLLVFGKKYGSGSG; encoded by the exons ATGGGCCCAGAAGGACACGAGTCAAAGGAATGCAGTAGCATTTGCCGCTTAGAGAAACAAACCTTCG GAACAAAAATGAATGAACCAAGGCATCCATCGGTGTTTCAGAAGGTTCATGGACAAACCTCCTTGATTAGTACACTATCTCCAAGTGTGCAACCTCGTAATCACAGCGTCTCTGGAGCTTATGTCAATGGAGGTTTGCAGAGTCTACTGCAGCCAACTAGTCATGACACTTCTCTTATACCACGTGGCTCACTTCCCGTACTTGCTCAAGCTCCTACCGAGAAAACTAGCACTGGCTTCTTGATTGATTTTCTCATGGGAGGAGTCTCAGCTGCCGTTTCAAAGACTGCAGCCGCTCCTATCGAGCGTGTTAAGCTCTTGATTCAGAACCAAGATGAAATGATCAGAGCCGGGCGTCTCTCTGAACCATACAAAGGAATCACTGACTGTTTTACCCGGACGGTCAAAGACGAAGGCGTGCTTGCTCTTTGGAGAGGCAACACCGCCAATGTTCTCAGATACTTCCCCACTCAG GCTTTGAACTTTGCATTCAAAGACTACTTCAAGCGACTGTTCAACTTCAAGAAAGACAAAGACGGATACTGGAAATGGTTTGCAGGTAACTTGGCTTCTGGTGGTGCAGCTGGTGCATCGTCTCTGCTTTTTGTCTACTCTTTAGATTACGCACGTACCCGTTTAGCCAACGATGCCAAAGCAGCCAAGAAGGGTGGTCAGAGGCAGTTTAATGGCATAGTTGACGTGTACAAGAAGACTATAGCCTCTGATGGTGTTGTGGGACTATACCGCGGTTTCAACATCTCCTGTGTTGGAATCATCGTGTACCGTGGGCTCTACTTTGGACTGTATGATTCCTTGAAGCCTGTGGTTCTTGTTGATGGTCTCGAG GATAACTTCTTGGCGAGTTTCTTGCTGGGATGGGGAATCACCATTGGAGCTGGACTGGCGTCATACCCGATAGACACGGTGCGTAGAAGAATGATGATGACATCAGGTGAAGCAGTGAAGTACACGAGCTCACTTCAGGCCTTTAATCAGATTGTTAAGAAAGAAGGAGCCAAGTCGCTTTTCAAAGGTGCAGGTGCCAACATCCTCCGTGCTGTTGCGGGCGCTGGTGTACTTGCTGGCTATGACAAGCTCCAGCTCCTTGTGTTTGGCAAGAAGTACGGCTCTGGTAGTGGCTAA
- the LOC106308819 gene encoding uncharacterized protein LOC106308819, with product MATSYAPDIDMVIEETRRTPFTNKIASVRLHHIGKFKFPEYTGNKDPKAHVRAFRLAISRTHLTDDEKEAGYCCFFAENLTGAALEWFAGLEENSIDNFTQLVSMFLKQYSVFIETRVTEADLWNLKQAPFEPLRAYINKFREIKAKMLHPNEVVALAALKNGVWFSSKFREELAVRAPISLDDALHRASYFATHEEEVSALKEQYSANKNNATKKPTAPKEPATKGKHSYAINNSPQKS from the coding sequence ATGGCAACGAGCTATGCCCCAGATATCGACATGGTCATCGAGGAAACAAGAAGGACTCCGTTTACAAACAAAATCGCCAGCGTGAGGCTGCATCATATTGGGAAGTTCAAATTCCCCGAATACACAGGAAACAAGGACCCGAAGGCCCACGTACGAGCCTTCCGCCTAGCAATATCAAGAACACACCTCACCGACGACGAAAAAGAGGCCGGTTACTGCTGCTTCTTCGCCGAGAACCTCACGGGAGCCGCCTTGGAATGGTTCGCTGGACTAGAAGAAAACTCGATTGACAACTTCACCCAGTTAGTATCTATGTTCCTCAAACAGTACTCAGTCTTCATAGAAACAAGGGTTACCGAGGCAGATCTTTGGAATCTCAAGCAAGCACCTTTCGAGCCGTTGAGAGCGTACATAAACAAGTTCCGAGAAATCAAGGCCAAGATGTTGCATCCAAACGAGGTCGTCGCCCTAGCAGCATTGAAGAATGGTGTCTGGTTCTCATCCAAATTCAGGGAAGAACTAGCAGTACGAGCACCTATCTCGTTGGATGACGCCCTACATCGAGCCTCTTACTTTGCCACCCACGAAGAGGAGGTCTCAGCCTTAAAAGAACAGTATAGCGCGAACAAGAATAATGCGACTAAAAAGCCTACTGCTCCTAAGGAGCCAGCGACCAAAGGAAAGCATTCTTATGCAATAAACAACTCACCGCAAAAATCTTAG
- the LOC106309647 gene encoding uncharacterized protein At4g28440: MATTGSASAATGTTTAKRKPVFVKVEQLKPGTTGHTLTVKVVDANPVVPVTRKTRPGASMGRPSQPSRIAECLIGDETGCILFTARNDQVDLMKPGETVILRNSRIDMYKGTMRLGVDKWGRIEATEPASFTVKEDNNLSLVEYELINVNDR, encoded by the exons ATGGCGACCACAGGGAGCGCATCGGCTGCGACGGGAACGACGACGGCGAAGAGAAAACCAGTGTTTGTGAAAGTGGAACAGCTAAAGCCTGGAACGACTGGTCACACTTTGACTGTTAAGGTCGTTGACGCCAATCCGGTGGTTCCGGTTACCCGGAAGACTCGTCCGGGTGCTTCTATGGGTCGTCCGTCTCAGCCCAGTCGAATCGCTGAGTGTCTTATTGGAGATGAAACCGGATGTATTCTCTTCACTGCTCGTAACGACCAAG TTGATCTTATGAAACCAGGGGAGACGGTGATACTGCGCAATTCGAGGATAGACATGTACAAGGGTACAATGAGGCTAGGGGTTGATAAATGGGGACGCATCGAAGCAACGGAGCCAGCGTCTTTCACAGTCAAAGAGGATAACAATCTGTCTCTGGTTGAATACGAGCTGATTAACGTTAACGATCGGTGA